From Cupriavidus oxalaticus:
GGGCATCGCGCTGGGCATCGTGCTGGTGGCGCTGGCGCTGCTGGTCAATATCGGCATGGCGTGGCTGCAGGGCGCAGGAGGGTTCCGGCGATGACAGCGGCATCCCAACCACCGGCCTCCCCGTTGCTGACCGTGCGCGGGCTGGCCCGCACCATCGGCCTGCGCCGCCTGTTTGCCATCGACACGCTGTTGATCCCGCGCGCCACCGCGATCGTGCTGACCGGCATGAATGGCGCCGGCAAGACCACGCTGCTGCGCATGCTGGCCGGGCTGGAACGCGCGCCCGGCGCCACCGTGCAATGGACCGATGCCAACGGCCAGACCCATGGCGCGCCGCTCGATCCGCTGCCGCTGGCGGTGCGCCAGCGCATTGCCTATCTGCACCAGCACCCCTACCTGTTCCGCACTTCGGTGCGCGCGAACATCGCCTACGGCCTGCATGCGCGCCGCCTGCCGCACGACGAGATCGCGCGGCGCGTGGGCGAGGCGCTGGGCTGGGCCGGCGTGTCACACCTGCAGGACACCGCGCCCGAATACCTGTCGGGCGGCGAGATCCAGCGCGTGGCGCTGGCGCGCGCCAAGGTGCTGGAGCCGGAGCTGTTGTTGCTCGACGAACCGACCTCGAGTCTCGACGGCCATGCACGCGAACAGGTGATTGCGTTGGTGCGCGACCTCGCCACCGAAGGCCGCACCGTGATCATGGTGTGCCACGACCGCGAGCTGATCAACCTGCCGGGCGTGGTGCGCTGGAAGCTGGGCGACGGCGTGCTGGACACGCATCACCCGTAGCGCCTAGATGAGCGTTGCCGGCATTGCGCCGCGCAGTGCACTGACTACCACGACGGCGTCGGCACGCGCCAGCATGGCACGAGTGATGACGCCCTCCTCTACCGTTTCACCGGGCGCGCCAAGTGCCGCGCCGCCTTGCTCCAGCACGACCGCGCGCATCACCCCGGGCAGGATGTCGGCCGACAGCGGCGGCGTCAGCCAGCGGCCATCGATGCGGACGAAGACCGAACTGCGCCCGCCTTCCAGCAACTCGCCACGGGTATTGAAGAACAGGCGGTCGAAGCCGCCGGCGCGCTCCGCGGCTTGCCAGCCGGCGTCGTAGACGGCGCGGGCGCTGGTCTTGTGGCGGCGCAACGGATCGACGTCGGGCAATGTTTCGGGCGCCAGGTCGACCGTGACGGGCACCGGCAACGGCACAACCGCGCCGCTGGAGAAGGACAGCGTGCCCGCCTTGTCCAGCGCCATGCGCAGGCGCCAGGTACCGGCGCCAAGTTGCCCGGCCTGCGTCACCGCCGCTGCCCGTGCAGCGTCGGCATCGAAGGCAAACCCGAACGCACGCGCCGAATTTCCGAGGCGCGCAAGGTGGCGGTCCGCGTGCAGGCATTCACCGTCCTGCACGCGCATGGTCTCGAACAGCGTGAAGCCGGGATCGAGCCGCGTCAGGAAGCGCGCCTTCCAGCCGCATTCCGCGAATTCCTCGGCGGCCACGCTGTCGTGGACGATGCCGCCGCCGACGCCCATCTCGCCGGAACGCAGCCCGCTGGCCGCTGGCGGCGCCAGCACCAGGGTGCGGATTGCCACGGACAGCGCAAACGGGCCCATGGCGGCACCGGCTTGCGGGGCATCGATCCAGCCGATCGCGCCGGTGTAGAGGCCGCGCGGCGTGCCTTCCAGCGCGGCGATGATCTCCATGGTGCGGCGCTTGGGCGCGCCGGTGATCGAGCCACATGGGAACAGCGCCGCCATCAGCGCGCCGAAGCCGGTCCCTGGACGCGCCGTGGCGGTGACCGTCGAGGTCATCTGCAGTACCGCGCCGAACGGCTGCACGGCAAAGCGCTCGGGCACCGCCACGCTGCCCGGCTGCGCGATCCGGCCCAGGTCGTTGCGCAGCAGGTCGACGATCATCACGTTCTCGGCGCGGTTCTTGGCATCGGCGGCGAGCGCGGCCGCGGCCTGCGCGTCGCGCTGCGCATCGCCCGAACGCGGCGCGGTGCCCTTCATCGGGCGCGTCAGCAGGTGGCCGCCGCCGTCGTGGCGCACGAACAGCTCCGGCGACAGCGACAGCACCCAGGCGTCGCCCGGCAGCCGTGCCAGCGTGCCGTAGGGCACCGGCTGCGCAGCGCGCAGCGCGGCGTACAGCGCCAGCGGATCGCCGAAGGCATGGAAGCGCAGGCGCTGGGTGTAGTTGACCTGGTAGGTGTCGCCGGCCTCGATCCACTGGTGGATGCGGGCGATGGCGTCGTCGAAGGCTTCGCGCGGAGTATCGGAGGCGACGTCCATCAGGCCGGCAGGCGCAGGTGTGGCGTTACCCTGGAGCCATTCAGTCACGGCCGCGCCGTCGAGGTGGCGCAGCTCGCGGAACCAGAGCAGGCGCAGCGCACCGTCATGGCACGGCATCGTCCCGCCGGTGTGGACCGGGGCGTCGACCAGCGCGCCGCCGAACTCGTAAGGGGCGAACAGCGTGGCGTGCCAGCCTTGTCGCCAACCTTCGGCGAGCATCGCGTCGAGCCGGGCGGTATCGCTGCCAGCGGGCAGTACGTCTTCGTGGAGGAAGCTGGTGTAGAGACGCGATGCGGCCTGTGGCACCGGGGCAGTGGCGTCATCGAGAAGGACGAAGACCTCTCCTTGGGCTGAGGGCGTGCTCCCCTCTCCCGCTTGCGGGAGAGGGGCCAGGGGTAAGAGCGGGGGCTGGATGCTGGCTACCACGGGAAATCGTCAGGGAAAACTGGACTGCCGGCACGGCCGGCATGAAGTACTAGGATGCATTATCGCGCGCGACGGGGTGGTGGGCGATGGAGGCGCCTGCCCTCTCCCCCGGCCCCTCTCCCGCAGGCGGGAGAGGGGAGAAAACCGGCGGCTTTTTGAGGGACAGCGCCGCACCAAAAACAAAACCGGCCACGCTCTCACGTGGCCGGTCTCATACCGCCAGGCCGGATCAGCTGAAGAAACTCTTCACCTTATCCAGCCATGATTGCTCCTGCGGGCTATGCCGCGAACCGCCCTCGTGCACCGAGCGGTCAAACTGGCGCAGCAGTTCCTTCTGCGACTCGGTCAGCTTGACCGGCGTCTCCACGTTCACATGCACGTAGAGATCGCCCGGATAGCCCGAGCGCACGCCCTTGATGCCCTTGCCGCGCAGGCGGAAGGTCTTGCCCGATTGCGTCGCCTCGGGCACCGGGAAGGTGGCCTTGCCGTTCAGCGTCGGCACTTCCAGGTCGCCGCCCAGCGCCGCGGTGGCAAAGGAGATCGGCATCTGGCAATGCAGGTCGTCGCCGTCGCGCTCGAACACCGCGTGCTGCTTGATGTGGACTTCCACGTACAGGTCGCCCGGCGGCCCGCCGTTGATGCCCGGCTCGCCGTTGCCCGACGAGCGGATGCGCATGCCTTCGTCGATGCCCGCCGGGATCTTCACTTCCAGCGTCTTCTGCGACTTCAGCTTGCCCTGGCCGTGGCACTTGGTGCACGGCTTGGGAATGAATTTGCCGCTGCCGTGGCACTTCGGGCAGGTCTGCTGCATGGTGAAGAAGCCCTGCGACACGCGCACCTGGCCGGCGCCGTGGCAGGTCGGGCAGGTCTCGACGCTGGAGCCCGGCTCCGCGCCCTTGCCGTGGCAGTGGTCGCAGTCGTCCCAGTGCGGCACGCGGATCTGCGCCTCGTGGCCGTGCGCGGCCTGCTCCAGGCTGATCTCCATGCTGTAGCGCAGGTCGGCGCCGCGATAGGCCTGCGGGCCGCCGCCGCCGCGGCGACCACCCTGCTGCTGGCCGAAGATATCGCCGAAGATGTCGCCGAAGGCTTCGGCGAAACCGCCGTAGCCCTGCGCGCCGCCGAAGCCGCCGGCCATGTTGGGGTCGACGCCGGCGTGGCCGTACTGGTCATAGGCCGCTTTCTTCTCCGAGTCGGAAAGCATCTCGTAGGCCTCTTTGACCTCCTTGAATTTTTCCTCGGCGACCTTGCCGTCCTTGCCCTCCGGATTGCGGTCCGGGTGGTACTTCATCGCGAGCTTGCGATAAGCCTTCTTGATTTCGTCGTCGCTCGCGTTCTTGCCTACCCCGAGCACTTCGTAATAGTCACGTTTTGCCATGGTGGCTCAAACCTTTTTGGCCGGCACGCGCATGCGGCGCTCCACCGGCGAATAGCAAAAAAGCCGAGC
This genomic window contains:
- a CDS encoding ATP-binding cassette domain-containing protein, giving the protein MTAASQPPASPLLTVRGLARTIGLRRLFAIDTLLIPRATAIVLTGMNGAGKTTLLRMLAGLERAPGATVQWTDANGQTHGAPLDPLPLAVRQRIAYLHQHPYLFRTSVRANIAYGLHARRLPHDEIARRVGEALGWAGVSHLQDTAPEYLSGGEIQRVALARAKVLEPELLLLDEPTSSLDGHAREQVIALVRDLATEGRTVIMVCHDRELINLPGVVRWKLGDGVLDTHHP
- a CDS encoding chorismate-binding protein, which encodes MVASIQPPLLPLAPLPQAGEGSTPSAQGEVFVLLDDATAPVPQAASRLYTSFLHEDVLPAGSDTARLDAMLAEGWRQGWHATLFAPYEFGGALVDAPVHTGGTMPCHDGALRLLWFRELRHLDGAAVTEWLQGNATPAPAGLMDVASDTPREAFDDAIARIHQWIEAGDTYQVNYTQRLRFHAFGDPLALYAALRAAQPVPYGTLARLPGDAWVLSLSPELFVRHDGGGHLLTRPMKGTAPRSGDAQRDAQAAAALAADAKNRAENVMIVDLLRNDLGRIAQPGSVAVPERFAVQPFGAVLQMTSTVTATARPGTGFGALMAALFPCGSITGAPKRRTMEIIAALEGTPRGLYTGAIGWIDAPQAGAAMGPFALSVAIRTLVLAPPAASGLRSGEMGVGGGIVHDSVAAEEFAECGWKARFLTRLDPGFTLFETMRVQDGECLHADRHLARLGNSARAFGFAFDADAARAAAVTQAGQLGAGTWRLRMALDKAGTLSFSSGAVVPLPVPVTVDLAPETLPDVDPLRRHKTSARAVYDAGWQAAERAGGFDRLFFNTRGELLEGGRSSVFVRIDGRWLTPPLSADILPGVMRAVVLEQGGAALGAPGETVEEGVITRAMLARADAVVVVSALRGAMPATLI
- the dnaJ gene encoding molecular chaperone DnaJ; protein product: MAKRDYYEVLGVGKNASDDEIKKAYRKLAMKYHPDRNPEGKDGKVAEEKFKEVKEAYEMLSDSEKKAAYDQYGHAGVDPNMAGGFGGAQGYGGFAEAFGDIFGDIFGQQQGGRRGGGGPQAYRGADLRYSMEISLEQAAHGHEAQIRVPHWDDCDHCHGKGAEPGSSVETCPTCHGAGQVRVSQGFFTMQQTCPKCHGSGKFIPKPCTKCHGQGKLKSQKTLEVKIPAGIDEGMRIRSSGNGEPGINGGPPGDLYVEVHIKQHAVFERDGDDLHCQMPISFATAALGGDLEVPTLNGKATFPVPEATQSGKTFRLRGKGIKGVRSGYPGDLYVHVNVETPVKLTESQKELLRQFDRSVHEGGSRHSPQEQSWLDKVKSFFS